A genomic segment from Propionibacteriaceae bacterium ZF39 encodes:
- a CDS encoding thiamine phosphate synthase, whose product MRDSERRTTQALDLRCYVITSGVSQETIDAAAAAAAAGSGLIQVRPKPRERVLSTREVLEFTLAVARAVHTANPATRVVVDDRADVAYAAELAEPGLVHGVHLGQDDLPIRAARALLGPEAIIGLTTGTLALVEQANEVADVIDYIGAGPFRLTPTKDSGRPPLGEEGYPPLVAVSKVPMVAIGDIGVADVAALAATGVDGVAVVRAVMEAGDPGAVTREILAAFDSARG is encoded by the coding sequence ATGAGGGATTCGGAGCGCCGCACCACCCAGGCCCTGGACCTGCGCTGCTATGTCATCACCTCAGGGGTGAGCCAGGAGACCATCGACGCGGCGGCGGCTGCGGCCGCGGCGGGCTCGGGGCTGATCCAGGTGCGGCCCAAGCCCCGTGAGCGGGTGCTCTCCACGCGGGAGGTCCTGGAGTTCACGCTTGCCGTGGCCCGCGCGGTTCACACGGCGAACCCGGCGACCCGGGTGGTGGTCGACGACCGCGCCGATGTGGCGTACGCCGCAGAGCTCGCCGAACCCGGGCTCGTCCACGGCGTACATCTCGGGCAGGACGACCTGCCCATCCGGGCCGCTCGGGCGCTGCTCGGACCGGAGGCCATCATCGGCCTGACGACAGGGACGCTCGCGCTGGTGGAGCAGGCGAACGAGGTGGCGGACGTGATCGACTACATCGGTGCCGGACCGTTCCGCCTGACCCCGACCAAGGACTCGGGGCGCCCACCGCTGGGGGAGGAGGGGTACCCGCCCCTGGTCGCGGTGTCCAAGGTGCCCATGGTCGCGATCGGCGATATCGGTGTGGCCGACGTGGCCGCGCTCGCGGCGACAGGTGTCGACGGTGTCGCCGTGGTGCGCGCGGTGATGGAAGCGGGAGATCCTGGTGCCGTCACGCGCGAGATCCTCGCGGCGTTCGACTCGGCGCGCGGTT